One Setaria viridis chromosome 5, Setaria_viridis_v4.0, whole genome shotgun sequence genomic region harbors:
- the LOC117858610 gene encoding uncharacterized protein, producing the protein MDPASGGAGAELEWRTRAPGGTEYSWCRAVPGGTGTTLLAFRLSRGGAAESAAAAQAALRSLQNAHPVLRGRLRTTPSGPTLAFPSAALPPPPLLPLEPLPAPESAADFHALLEHELNRNPWADSDDAPVLFATLYELPPAAGGAALFVRIHTVACDRSAANALARELLVLLGGGGKEGGRAPEDAAAEAALEEKIPQRDTWKPFWARGLDMVGYSINGLRTSTLPFLETGTERSTQMMRLTLGRDETTRLLDECKENGVRLCSAMAAATMLAARQSKPLESGQQETYSVVTLINCRKFLEPALDDHNVGFFYSAITNTHTVHGEEGLWELAKRCHDSYTSAKSNKKHLTDISDLNFLMCRAIENPQLTTAGALRTALVSVFEEPVIADMAELQGNAGVEDCVCCATVHGIGPSIGVFDSIRDGRLDCACMYPSPLHSRKQIQEIFDRVKQILLHASDEGFEDCA; encoded by the exons ATGGATcccgcgagcggcggcgcgggcgccgagCTCGAGTGGCGCACCCGCGCGCCTGGCGGCACGGAGTACAGCTGGTGCCGCGCCGTGCCGGGCGGCACCGGCACCACGCTGCTCGCGTTCCGCCTTTCCCGCGGTGGCGCGGCcgaatcggcggcggcggcgcaggccgcgCTGCGCTCCCTCCAGAACGCGCACCCCGtcctccgcggccgcctccGGACCACCCCCTCCGGCCCGACGCTCGCCTTCCCTTCGGCCgcgctgcctccgcctccgctgctCCCGCTCGAGCCGCTCCCTGCGCCGGAGTCCGCGGCCGACTTCCACGCGCTCCTCGAGCACGAGCTCAACCGCAACCCGTGGGCCGACTCCGACGACGCCCCGGTGCTCTTCGCCACGCTCTACGAGCTTCCACctgcagccggcggcgcggcgctgtTCGTCCGGATCCACACGGTCGCGTGCGACCGCTCGGCGGCGAACGCGCTGGCGAGGGAGCTCCTGGTGCTGCTGGGCGGCGGTGGGAAGGAGGGGGGGCGCGCaccggaggacgcggcggcggaggcggcgctggaggagaAGATCCCGCAGCGGGACACCTGGAAGCCGTTCTGGGCGCGCGGGCTGGACATGGTGGGCTACTCCATCAACGGGCTGCGCACGTCCACGCTGCCGTTCCTGGAGACTGGAACGGAGAGGTCGACGCAGATGATGCGGCTCACTCTCGGCCGCGACGAGACAACGAGGCTGCTCGAT GAGTGCAAGGAGAACGGGGTGAGGCTCTGCTCCGCCATGGCCGCTGCGACTATGCTCGCCGCGCGGCAGTCGAAGCCGCTGGAGAGCGGGCAGCAGGAGACGTACTCCGTCGTGACCCTCATCAACTGCCGCAAGTTTCTTGAACCGGCCTTGGACGATCACAACGTCG GGTTCTTCTACTCCGCCATCACCAACACGCACACGGTCCACGGCGAGGAAGGGCTGTGGGAGCTTGCCAAGAGGTGCCACGACTCGTACACCAGCGCCAAGAGCAACAAGAAGCACCTCACTGACATCAGCGACCTCAACTTCCTCATGTGCCGGGCCATCGAAAACCCCCAGCTGACGACGGCGGGGGCGCTCCGGACGGCGCTCGTCTCCGTGTTCGAGGAGCCGGTCATCGCCGACATGGCCGAGCTGCAAGGCAATGCCGGCGTGGAGGACTGCGTCTGCTGCGCCACCGTGCACGGCATCGGCCCGTCGATCGGCGTGTTCGACTCGATCAGGGATGGGAGGCTGGACTGCGCGTGCATGTACCCTTCTCCTCTGCACTCCAGGAAGCAGATCCAGGAAATCTTTGACAGGGTGAAGCAGATTCTGCTCCATGCAAGTGATGAAGGCTTTGAAGATTGTGCCTAG
- the LOC117854652 gene encoding uncharacterized protein, translated as MAAAGNGETTAPPQQQEPPAAPAAGATSGGGVIAALEEQWRKTKEHAETYPYVWGSYILVYGGLGAYLAWRWGKLRRTEDRVRVLQERLRKLAAAEESQAASGSASTAPTPPPPPPQPAARPAKPASGP; from the coding sequence ATGGCGGCCGCCGGGAACGGTGagaccaccgcgccgccgcagcagcaggagccgccggcggcgccggcggcgggagcgacgTCAGGAGGAGGCGTGATCGCGGCGCTGGAGGAGCAGTGGCGGAAGACGAAGGAGCACGCCGAGACGTACCCCTACGTGTGGGGCTCCTACATCCTCGTCTACGGCGGCCTAGGCGCCTACCTCGCCTGGCGCTGGGGCAAGCTCCGCCGCACCGAGGACCGCGTCCGCGTCCTCCAGGAACGCCTCCGCAAGCTCGCCGCGGCCGAGGAGTCGCAGGCCGCCTCCGGCTCCGCTTCCACTGCCCCgacccctcctcccccgccgccgcagccggctgCTAGACCAGCCAAGCCCGCCTCCGGCCCGTGA
- the LOC117854442 gene encoding uncharacterized protein, whose translation MGNCSPSPRRRRPAEPGSPPLDGAVSAPTVTVNSISVSPYTLARSPSFSAAAVDAEDAGVVRVYGSDGCPVAWRLRISLLYKAAAPLHFTPSEAAPLGRPVLRLSAADPEVCGTADELLRQVDARFDVKPRVAPPERSRAASPAAAAAAEVAELVRLQHRSAERHLEGVAAKVAEMVKKGKKSGKGRSVVEAAEVRRLGKWYGDAMEVMLEHARMEETLIFPDIQRASFPGVCDKVNEQHGRHLPMMNGIKEDIKTLLTLELGSPLFHEVLVNLSVRLKALQDHTKEHFKEEEGDMLPRLEGVRRMQREEGKVSDKSSSAWASEAVATMEVTHSKLFPFFMTGLLPQEAVHYLDLVCRCTKNTRHLVSMLRSLAERLEDANPSIIHNNPTKLYEHLLVKSP comes from the exons ATGGGCAATTGCTCCCcgtccccgcgccgccgccgcccggcggagCCGGGCTCCCCGCCGCTCGACGGCGCCGTCTCCGCGCCCACCGTGACGGTCAACTCCATCTCCGTCTCCCCCTACACGCTCGCCAGATCCCcctccttctccgccgccgcggtcgaCGCCGAGGACGCGGGCGTCGTGCGCGTCTACGGCTCCGACGGCTGCCCCGTCGCGTGGCGCCTCCGCATCTCGCTCCTCTacaaggcggcggcgcccctccacTTCACGCCCTCCGAGGCGGCCCCGCTCGGCCGCCCCGTGCTCCGCCTCTCCGCCGCCGACCCGGAGGTCTGCGGCACCGCCGACGAGCTGCTGCGGCAGGTGGACGCGCGGTTCGATGTCAAGCCGCGCGTCGCGCCGCCGGAGAGGTCccgcgccgcgtcgccggccgccgcggccgccgcagaGGTCGCCGAGCTCGTGCGCCTGCAGCACCGCAGCGCGGAGCGGCACCTCGAGGGCGTGGCCGCGAAGGTGGCGGAGATGgtgaagaaggggaagaagtcCGGGAAGGGGAGGAGCGTCGTGGAGGCCGCCGAGGTCAGGAGGCTCGGCAAGTGGTACGGGGACGCCATGGAGGTGATGCTGGAGCACGCCAGGATGGAGGAGACGCTCATCTTTCCTGATATACAGAGGGCATCATTTCCAG GAGTATGCGATAAAGTTAATGAGCAGCATGGGAGGCACCTGCCAATGATGAATGGAATCAAGGAGGATATAAAAACACTGCTGACATTGGAATTAGGCAGCCCCCTGTTCCATGAAGTGCTGGTCAACCTTTCGGTTCGCCTCAAAGCATTGCAG GATCACACAAAAGAACACTTCAAGGAAGAAGAGGGTGACATGCTCCCACGGTTGGAAGGAGTACGGCGTATGcagcgggaggaggggaaggtTTCTGACAAGTCTAGTTCCGCATGGGCTTCAGAGGCGGTAGCTACAATGGAGGTGACACACTCGAAGCTCTTCCCCTTCTTCATGACCGGTCTCCTTCCGCAGGAGGCTGTGCATTACTTAGACCTTGTATGCCGATGCACGAAGAACACGCGGCATCTGGTCTCCATGCTCAGATCCCTTGCAGAGCGTCTGGAAGATGCTAATCCATCAATCATACACAACAACCCCACGAAACTGTATGAGCATCTCCTTGTAAAGTCCCCATAA